The genomic stretch CGTGCCCTTCCCGAGCACCTCGGCAGACGCCCTCAACAGATCCTCGAGGTCGAATGCAAGATTGCTCCCTTCAAAAAACACAAGCTTGCTATTCCCATCCGGAGTCATCTTCTTCACCGGCTTCTCTTTCTTTACAGTGGTTAAGATCTCACCATCCTCGTCTCCCTTTCTGTTGGTTACGATCAACAGAAGGGCGATCGACACAAACGCCAACACACAACTACCGATGATGATTCCCAACACGGCAGTCTCACTAAACTTGGATGAATGCCTCATCGGCGGCAGAGGAAGTGGAGACGGAAACGGAGATGGAGTCTGAACCGGAGTCGACAAGTTGTTGCCGGAGAATGATGAACTCGGGAATCTCGAGAGTGATCGAGGCAGGACGCCGGTGAGATTGTTGTTGGACAAGTCGAGAAACTGCAGACTGGGGAGATTGATGTCAGGAACATCTCCAGATAAAGAGTTATTAGCGAGATTCAAAAGAGTGAGATGAGTCAAATTCACAAACGAAGACGGGATGCTTCCGTTGAAATCATTCTCCGATAAATTCAACACCGTCAGATTCTTCCAGAGCGACAAATCCGACGGCAAGGGACCTTCAAAACCGTTGCTCTGGAGATGAAGACCGATCAAATCGGGAAGCTGCAGAAGATCAGCAGGGAAGGAGCCAGTGAGGCCGTTGGATCTCAAACTCAGGATTTGAAGATGAGATAAACGGCTGAGCGTGTTGGAAGGGATGACGCCTTTGAGTCCGACGCCGGGTAATCGGACGGCTATCACGCTTGAACTATCACGGCTGCAGGTGATTCCAGTCCAGCTACTGCAAGCAGAGGTGGTGTTATCCCAATTCAGCTTCCGTGAGTGGTTAACGCTGTCTAAGAAATCAAGCAGAGCCCGTTTGTCGTCAACGGGCTCCGTTGATGCAGGCGACCACATAGTAGCGCAGTAGACCAGAATTGCTGAGAGGATGAACCTGAGGCCCATTTTTTATGCCAGACAAACCTCAAACTCAAATACTACTAGTGTGGATGTATATCTGCCATGGCTGTAAATTtcggagaaaaaagaaaaaaattcaatGTGTTAGCCGTTATTTTGAATATTCTAAATAACGTTAGGTCAACCAACCAAAATccaaaagaaaacaagtaacGTGTGTGTATTTCTAATTTCTCTCTAATTAAACTGATTATCATAACCAATACTATGAAAAATCATGTATGGAATGGAACTGAAGAATTTGAATAAAACAGTagaaagagagaaataaaatagtaGTCCTAACCTGCAAGGCAGAAGAGAGCAGGGAGGTTTATTACGCAACAACCGAGAATTGATCAGAATGTAATGAAAGCGGCGGTTGCAGAAATTAAGTCCaccaaaataaaaagtaaaaaacagAGAGATGGGAGATTAAGGAAGAGAGAAGTTGGTTGAGGGTAGGGAAGGAAGTGGTGGGGGGACCGAGCAATAAATGGTGGCATTAAATAAAGAAAGGAATTGTTGGCATATAGATAGAGTCGTAGTAGTTTACAGATATGAGTGCAGTTGTGGTGCTAAAATGGGGGCGCCAAGAGTGGGGGCAGCACGTGCTCGCCAAACTAACGACTTCAACTGCCCAATGTACTACTAATATGGAAATATGACTAGGGCCGgagaaaaatatcgaaaaaatgatatatcgctcgtatcgtattgaaaaatatcgaaaaattatcggattttcgatatatcgtaattttcgatacgaaacaataccgtatcgtaagttttcgatacgataacgatatgaatttccttatatcgcgatatatcgttttatatattcgatatatcgttttatatcgaatatacgatatatatcgatattttcgatatatcgaatttcggtacgatatatcgtttatatcgaatatacgatatatatcgaatatacgatatatatcgatattttcgatatatcgaatttcggtacgatatatcgaaatatcgatacgataacgatatagatatcctccatatcgaaagttcgatatatcgaaattcgatatatcgaaactttcgatacgataacgatatgaaattctttcatatcgatatttcgatacgatatacgatacaatgttttcgatacgatatatcgtatcgacccacccctaaaTATGACACAGGTCACGTAAACTGCACCGCACCACTCTCATATTATAGTGC from Salvia splendens isolate huo1 chromosome 4, SspV2, whole genome shotgun sequence encodes the following:
- the LOC121798311 gene encoding probable inactive receptor kinase At4g23740, with the translated sequence MGLRFILSAILVYCATMWSPASTEPVDDKRALLDFLDSVNHSRKLNWDNTTSACSSWTGITCSRDSSSVIAVRLPGVGLKGVIPSNTLSRLSHLQILSLRSNGLTGSFPADLLQLPDLIGLHLQSNGFEGPLPSDLSLWKNLTVLNLSENDFNGSIPSSFVNLTHLTLLNLANNSLSGDVPDINLPSLQFLDLSNNNLTGVLPRSLSRFPSSSFSGNNLSTPVQTPSPFPSPLPLPPMRHSSKFSETAVLGIIIGSCVLAFVSIALLLIVTNRKGDEDGEILTTVKKEKPVKKMTPDGNSKLVFFEGSNLAFDLEDLLRASAEVLGKGTFGTTYKAALEDATIIAVKRLKEVVVGRKEFEQQMEIAGSIKHENVATLRAYYYSKDEKLMVYDYYNQGSASSLLHARRGGNRVPLDWETRLRIATGAARGIACIHTQNSGKLVHGNVKASNIFLNPKHFGSVSDLGLATVMSPVAAPATRSAGYRAPEVTDTRKASQASDVYSFGVVLLELLTGKSPVAGEEAVHLVRWVHSVVREEWTGEVFDVELLRYPNIEEEMVAMLQIGMACVARVAAQRPKIEDVVRLLEDIRGRSSTQSAGTRSPASTPAPTPPLTQIGSPSNRD